The Globicephala melas chromosome X, mGloMel1.2, whole genome shotgun sequence genome contains the following window.
CCCacgatacatttttttccccaaagaactaAGCAAAAGGCATTCCCAAATCATTTCATTCACATCAACTCCAACTTTAAGTAATGAATACATTCACGGGGCAACCGGAAGATTCTGAgctaaactgatttttttccccaagtgaaGAACGCATCAAACCAAGTTGCCATTTTTTGAACCCCAAAGTTACTTGCAACGTGACCAGTTCTCATGGGTGCGGGCGCAGAGACCCTTCAGGGCAAGAAAGGTGAGAACTTGGCAAACTCACTCCGCTAGGGTAGGACGGTACAGATCTCTTCCTGGTCACCGGCCTCCGATCCCCCTACCCCGTGAAAGAAGCAACCCAGGGACGATCGAGGAGGATAGAAGAgcgagggaggaagaagggggggcgggggaggagagaggagtgaactctaagtaaaatgaataaacaaaaccttGAGAAAACCGAAGGAAAAAAGCGGAGCCTGCTGAGGAGACGCGGCGGCGGCAGATTCGGCTCCAACGGCGGCCGTCACGGCGATGGCGGCAGCGGGCCTAGATGAGACGCCGGGCCACGCTTCCGCCGGAGCCGGTGTCGAGTGGCTTCACCGAGTTGTAGTGCTCCGCGCTGCTGTAGGAGTACTGCTTGCAGACCAGGGTGAGCGGCTTCTTGGTGTACTCCTCTCCGATGACGACGGCGGGCGAGTTGGCCTGGATCACCTCGATGGGGGTCTGCAGGACGTGCGACAGGGCCCTCAGCTCGAGCTGGCTTCCACACGACGCGCTGAACACGATGTCGTCGCAGTAGCTCAAGAAGTCGTCGCGGCTGCAGGCGTCGCCGGTTTCGGGGTTGCTGAAGAAGGGCAGGAAGTCGTCGACATGCTGCCGCATGTACTCGGCGGTGCGCCTCCGCAGGCTCCCCACGGTCACGGAGAACACCAGCTGGTCTTGGATGGCGCGGTACATGCAGTGGTCGTCGGCCGGGATATCCTTCACCTCCAGATGCTTGGCCCGCAGGATGGCGCCGAGCTTCATTTCCTCGTCATGGCGCAAGCTGGCCAGATGCTCCCTCTCAGCCTTGTCCATCCAATCCTGGCTTTCTCTATTGAAGGCCTCCTTTCTTTTGTGCTTTCTCTGTGCCCTCCAGAGGTGAGGAGGCTTGTTCTCGAGATCCAGCTTGGCCAGATCTTCAGTGACAGAATCGAGGCTGCTGTTATCAGGGAAACTCTCCTGGAACTTCTCCAGCTCCTGCTGGTGCTTCTGCTCCATCTCGGCCTCGAGGCGAGCCACATCGAGGAGCAACTGCTTTCGTCTCTGCTTGTCGCTCTTGGGGATCGAGCTCTTCATGCCCTGAATGTGGGCCTGCAGCTCTGTCTTCTCGCGGCTGTGGCGTCGTAACATCCGCTGATGCTCACTCTGTGAATCTCCCATGATGTTTAAGGGCGGGCGAGAATCGAAGTTTGGTGGCTGAAGTACCGCTACACTTCACGTGAACAGTCTGACCACCGAACTGCCTAGAGCTCCTCAGCCTCCCCTGGCGGCTGTACTCTGTTCCCCTCACCCGCCGTTGCCCTCACTCTATTAACGGACCTCTCTGCCATTGGCCGCTGTCTCTCCGCGGCTACGCCTCCTAAACACTCCTGGCACTAGGATTGGCTGTTGGGAGACCCTACCTACGCTCCCATTAGACCACGTGGCAATACGTGCTTCCGGTTTCAGCGGGGTTCCTGTCCCGGTTGTAAAATCCCACCTTTGTGCGTTATGTGCAGCAACTGAGCTGGTGGAGGTTTTCGTGGACTCTGAACTGCGTACTTCACTTCCTAGCCTGAACACAATGCAGACACTGGTCCTGCTTGAGAATCACATGACAAATACTGTTACACCAGCTGAATGTGCTCTGACACTGGACTTGTCATTGTTCCCAGTGTTCAGGAGGTAATGTGGCTCTCTCCAGTTCTTTAGCTGCCTTGACTGATGAACccttaattttgtgtgtgtgtgtgtggtacgcgggcccctcactgtcgtggcctcccccgttgcagagcacaggctccggacacgcaggctcagtggcaatggcccacgggcgcagccgctccgcggcacgtgggatcttcccggaccggggcacgaacctgtgtcccctgcatcggcaggcggactctcaaccactgtgccaccagggaagccctgaaccctTAATTTTGTGTATCAGAACAAAGATATTTCCTTATGTTCCTGGGAACACAGAATCCTTTCAGTTTAGGCCTCAAATCCACCCTGTCCCATCTCAGTGTGAGAAAGCAACAACCTGAAAGTTCACTACAGCTGAGCAGACTTTGTCTCGTGCCAACAGAATGCACCTACCCTAAACTCCCCTTCTCCTGGGTTCCCAGCTTCCAAAATGGGCTCCCATGAAGCACGGCAGTTGACCTTCATCAAGCCACTTCCTTCTGATTATTTTGAATCTCTaaaagttctaaaaaataaaataaaataaagtaaaataaaatccctaAGCTCTTTCAAACATGCTCTCATCCTGCCCCACTCTGCTCATCTGTATCTTGAACTCCCAAACGGGAAGGCTCTTGAGACAACCTCCTCCTTGTTACAAAGGAGGAAAGTGGACATTTGTCCAAGTTtttacatatatcaaaacttCAGTcgtttttattgctaagtagtattccatgatATGGATGTACTGTAGTtcatttaaccattcacctgttgaaggacctctgggttatttccagtttggggttgtTACAATCCCTGCTATAAACACCCATATACAGGTTTTTTGTGTGAGCACAgggcttcatttctctgggaaaaaatgcccaggagtgcaatttctgggtcatattataagtgtatgtttagttttttaagaagctATTTTCCAGAGTGATTGTACCATtgtgcattctcaccagcagtgtatgcggaatccagtttctctgcatcctcaccagcatttggtgttgtcataatttttttatttttagtcattctgatagatgtgtagtgacatctcactgtggtttttaatttgtgtttccctggtggctaatcatgttcatcttttcatgtgcccatttgCCATCTGTGCTGTATCCTCTTGGGTAAAATCTTTACgtcatttgcccattttataaCTGGACTGTTTTTTACCACTGAGTTTTGAGACTTCTTTCTATATTCTAGATACTTGTTCTTTGTTGGATATGtgctttgcaagtattttctcccacattgtaacttgtcttttcatctcttgGTGTCtctcagagcaaaagttttaaatttcgatgaagtccaatttatccattttttcctctctaaGTCATGGTTTTGGTGTCAAGAACTCTTTGTCTAACTCTAGATACcaaagaatttgtcctttttttttttttactaaaagttttatagttttgcgtTTTAAGTTGAAACCTGTGatctgttttgtgtttattttcatgtaaaatttGAGGCTTAAGCCAaggttcattcttttgcctgtggtGGTCCAATTCCTCCAGCATCATTTGCTGGAAATGCTAtgcttcctccattgaattggtttcgcatctttgtcaaaaatcagttaggCATATTTGTGtatgtctatttctggattctctattcttttccattgatccatgtgtctatCCCTCCTCCAACACCATAGTCTTGATTACTATGGAATAAATCTTGAATATAGGTAGACCCTTTccttcaattttattcttttttcaaaattgttttagctattctaattcTTTgtctttccacataaattttagaataatcttgtctatatCTACAAACAAATCTTTCTGGGATTTTCATAGGAATTGTGTTAGAGCCATATATTAATTtgaggagaattgacatctttactacgttgagttttccaatccatgaacacctGGGTatgtatctccatttatttaaattttcattgatttttttcatgaatgttttataattttcagcatatatgtcctgcacatattttgttagatttacatttAAGCATTTCATTCTCTGAgtgattgtaaatggtattgtgtttttaattttggtgttcACATGTGCATTGCTAGCATACAGAAATAcagttgacttttgtatgttCATCTTGTATTCTGTGACCTTGTTCAACTGACTTActatttctaggtgttttatattttatttctttttggtagATTCGTtggaattttctatgtagagAATCATGTTGCCTGtgaatagggacagttttatttcatatttccaGTCTGTAtcctttcatttcccttttttgccttattgcactgaTTATAACTTCTAgcactatattgaataagagtggtgagggcGGGCAGGCTCGCTTTGTTCTGGGTCTTGGGGGAAAGCATTTCATCTTTCAACATTAAGTATGAATTAGCTgcagggtttttttgggttttcttgGTAGATgatctttatcaagttgaggaaattccccTCTCTATttttctgagacttttttttttgtaatatgaatgggtattgaattttgtcaaatatgtttttctgtatcaattgaattgtttgtgtgatttttcttctttagcttattAATATTCTGGATTACGTTGATGTACTGTCAAGTATTGAACCAGTCTTGCATCCCTGAAGTTaaccccatttggtcatggtTTACAATTCTTTATATACGTCGCTCAATTCTATTTGCTAAGGTTTTATTAGGGATTTAAAAATCTACCTTCATGAGAGATATTTGCCTGTAGGTTTCTCTTTCAGtactgttttgtttggttttgatattagagtaatactagcttcataaaatgaatttggaagtctcccttcctcttctgtttttctagAAGAGATTATGTAACAGAGTTAATTCTTTCAGTGTTTGGTGGGATTCTTCAGTGAAAACATCTGGGCCAAAAGATTGCTGTTGAGGGagcattaaaattacaaaattgttttccttaatAGTTGTGGGGCTAATCGATTTCTCcatcgaacctgaatgagatccttgctgggtagaataatcttggttgttggttcttccctttcatcactttatatatgtcatgccactcccttcttgcttatagagtttctgctgagaaatcagctgttaaccttatgggagttcccttgtacgttatttgtcgTTTTCTATACCCCCTTGGAGCCAAGCCTCCTTCCCCAGGTAGTCCCATTTCCCCACATTATGCACCCTGCCCCAGCAGATAAGTCCCTCCCCCATCAGAAACCCTTAACCTGCCTGTGCTTCGAAGCCAGCCAGGCCCTCTTCTCAGCCGGGCTCTCTTTGTCCGTTTATACGTGCCTCCCCAGCTACCTATGCCCCCTTCCCTGGCCAAGGCTAGCTCCCCAGCCTGGTTCCCTTCCCCTCCTAGGCAGGCTTCCCCTATACCCACCTAGACCCTCACCCCAGCGGAGTCACATTCCCAGCCAGTATCCTCTTTTGCAGCAACCCTACCCAGGCCCCTGCCCCAGCTTgttacccacccacccccgccagcCCGTGCCCAGGCTCCCTGACCCAACTTGGTTTTCCTTCCCCAGCCTATGTCCCCTTGCCCGGCCAGGCCCCTTTCCCCAGCCAGAGCCTCTTCCTCAGCCTATGCCTCCTTCTTTGGATTGGCCCCCTTTCTAAACCAGCCATCTTACCAGCCTGTGTCCAACTCTCCAGCCTCTAGCCACTTGTCTGGAAGTTTTCCCACCCTGGGCCACAGCCCAGCCTCTTTACCATCCTATGctgccagcctcccctccccaggcaggcCTCAACCCCAGCCTGCCTTATTCCCCATGCAGGACCCTTCTGCTCGCAGGTCCCTCACCCAGCCAGGGCCTGTTCCCCGACCTGAGACCCTGTTGACAGCCTCCTTAGCCAGGCTACCCTTCCCCGGGCAAAGCCCCTTTGCAACCCTTTGTTCCCTTGCCCTCACGGGACCCCTTCTCCAGAAAGGGCCTCCTTCTGACAGCCAGGTGCTTGTGCCCAGCCTTTTCCCTTTTCAGCTGGACCACTTTTCCAAGGAGTTCCCCCTTCACTGGCCTTTCATAGCCAGTGCCTCCTTCCCTGGCCACGCAGCCTCCTCTCTCAGCTCTCCATCACCGGTAAAGTCTCCTCCCCAACCATGTGATGTTTCCTTGCCAGCAccccttcacacacacatgcCCCCAGCTGGGAACTCTTTCCCAGCCAGACTCCTCCCCACAGCCAGGTTCTCTTCACCCAGGGACCTAACAGCCTCTCCCCCAGTCTAAGCTCATTTTCCCAGGCGGGCCTCCTTCCCAGTAAGGTACCTTTCCTCAACCGGTATACCTCTTCCTCAACCAAACCCCTT
Protein-coding sequences here:
- the LOC132594436 gene encoding OTU domain-containing protein 6A-like; translation: MGDSQSEHQRMLRRHSREKTELQAHIQGMKSSIPKSDKQRRKQLLLDVARLEAEMEQKHQQELEKFQESFPDNSSLDSVTEDLAKLDLENKPPHLWRAQRKHKRKEAFNRESQDWMDKAEREHLASLRHDEEMKLGAILRAKHLEVKDIPADDHCMYRAIQDQLVFSVTVGSLRRRTAEYMRQHVDDFLPFFSNPETGDACSRDDFLSYCDDIVFSASCGSQLELRALSHVLQTPIEVIQANSPAVVIGEEYTKKPLTLVCKQYSYSSAEHYNSVKPLDTGSGGSVARRLI